Proteins encoded by one window of Rouxiella chamberiensis:
- the glnS gene encoding glutamine--tRNA ligase — protein sequence MSEAEARPTNFIRQIIDEDLSSGKHASVVTRFPPEPNGYLHIGHAKSICLNFGIAQDYQGQCNLRFDDTNPVKEDIEFVESIKKDVQWLGFEWSGEVHYSSDYFDQLHHYAVELIQKGLAYVDELSPDQIREYRGNLTAPGKNSPYRDRTVEENLALFEKMRNGEFAEGTACLRAKIDMASPFFVMRDPVLYRIKFADHHQTGTKWCIYPMYDFTHCISDALEGITHSLCTLEFQDNRRLYDWVLDNITIPCHPRQYEFSRLNLEYAIMSKRKLNLLVTEKIVEGWDDPRMPTVSGLRRRGYTAASIREFCRRIGVTKQDNNVEMAALESCIRDDLNENAPRAMAVINPVKVIIENFSGDAVQYVSMPNHPSKPEMGSRDVPFTAEIFIDQADFREEANKQYKRLVLGKEVRLRNAYVIKAERIEKDAEGNVTTIFCSYDVETLSRDPADGRKVKGVIHWVSATEGKPAEFRLYDRLFSVANPAQADDFLTTINPESLVIANGYVEPSLADAEAGVSKQFEREGYFCADSTYSRADHLVFNRTVGLRDNWESKPVV from the coding sequence ATGAGTGAGGCTGAAGCCCGCCCAACAAATTTTATCCGTCAGATTATCGATGAAGATCTGTCATCGGGAAAACACGCGTCTGTCGTGACCCGCTTTCCGCCTGAGCCAAATGGTTATCTGCACATTGGCCACGCAAAATCGATCTGCCTGAACTTTGGCATCGCACAAGACTACCAGGGTCAATGCAACCTGCGCTTTGACGACACTAACCCGGTAAAAGAAGACATCGAGTTCGTCGAGTCCATCAAGAAAGACGTGCAGTGGCTTGGCTTCGAGTGGAGCGGCGAGGTGCATTACTCCTCCGACTACTTCGACCAGCTGCACCACTACGCGGTAGAACTTATTCAGAAAGGCCTGGCCTACGTCGACGAACTGTCGCCGGATCAGATCCGCGAATACCGCGGCAACCTGACCGCGCCGGGTAAAAACAGCCCGTACCGCGACCGCACGGTCGAAGAGAACCTCGCGCTGTTCGAGAAAATGCGCAACGGTGAATTCGCCGAGGGCACGGCGTGCCTGCGCGCGAAAATCGACATGGCGTCGCCATTCTTCGTCATGCGCGATCCTGTGCTGTATCGCATCAAGTTTGCCGATCACCACCAGACCGGCACCAAGTGGTGCATCTACCCGATGTACGATTTCACCCACTGCATTTCCGATGCGCTGGAAGGAATTACCCACTCGCTGTGTACGCTGGAGTTCCAGGACAACCGTCGTCTGTATGACTGGGTGCTGGATAACATCACTATTCCATGTCATCCACGTCAGTACGAGTTCTCTCGTCTGAATCTCGAGTATGCCATCATGTCCAAGCGCAAGCTGAACCTGCTGGTGACCGAGAAGATTGTGGAAGGGTGGGACGACCCGCGCATGCCAACGGTTTCAGGCCTGCGCCGCCGGGGTTACACGGCAGCCTCCATTCGCGAATTCTGCCGTCGTATCGGCGTGACCAAGCAGGACAACAATGTCGAGATGGCCGCGCTGGAATCCTGCATCCGTGACGATCTCAACGAGAACGCGCCGCGTGCAATGGCGGTTATCAATCCGGTTAAAGTGATCATCGAAAACTTTAGCGGCGATGCCGTGCAGTACGTTTCCATGCCTAACCATCCGAGCAAGCCGGAGATGGGATCGCGTGACGTGCCGTTCACCGCTGAAATCTTTATCGATCAGGCCGATTTCCGCGAAGAAGCCAACAAGCAGTACAAACGTCTGGTGCTGGGCAAGGAAGTTCGCCTGCGCAACGCGTATGTCATCAAGGCCGAGCGTATCGAGAAAGATGCCGAAGGCAATGTGACGACCATCTTCTGCAGCTACGATGTCGAGACGCTTTCCAGGGATCCAGCCGATGGCCGCAAGGTAAAAGGCGTGATCCACTGGGTTTCCGCAACTGAAGGCAAGCCTGCCGAGTTCCGCCTGTATGATCGTCTTTTCAGCGTGGCAAACCCGGCACAGGCAGATGATTTCCTGACCACCATCAACCCTGAATCGCTGGTGATTGCCAACGGCTATGTCGAGCCAAGTCTGGCGGATGCAGAGGCGGGTGTCAGCAAGCAGTTCGAGCGCGAAGGCTATTTCTGCGCCGACAGCACGTATTCCCGTGCCGATCATCTGGTGTTTAACCGCACCGTAGGTCTGCGCGACAACTGGGAAAGCAAGCCGGTCGTGTAA
- the fldA gene encoding flavodoxin FldA, protein MAVVGIFFGSDTGNTENIAKMIQKQLGKEVADIQDIAKSSKEDLEKYDILLLGIPTWYYGEAQCDWDDFFPTLEEIDFEGKLVAVFGCGDQEDYAEYFCDAMGTVRDIIEPRGAVIVGHWSTEGYGYEASKGMADDTHFIGLAIDEDRQPELTNERVDAWVKQISEELSLAEIIG, encoded by the coding sequence ATGGCAGTTGTAGGTATCTTCTTTGGTTCCGACACCGGAAACACCGAAAACATCGCAAAAATGATCCAGAAGCAGTTGGGTAAAGAGGTGGCCGACATTCAGGACATCGCCAAAAGCAGCAAGGAAGATTTGGAAAAATACGATATCCTGCTGCTCGGCATCCCAACCTGGTACTACGGTGAAGCACAGTGTGACTGGGACGACTTTTTCCCGACTTTGGAAGAGATAGATTTCGAAGGCAAACTGGTTGCGGTGTTCGGCTGTGGCGACCAGGAAGACTACGCGGAATATTTCTGTGATGCGATGGGTACCGTGCGTGACATCATCGAACCTCGCGGCGCAGTAATCGTAGGCCACTGGTCTACCGAAGGTTACGGTTATGAAGCGTCCAAAGGCATGGCGGATGACACGCATTTCATCGGTCTGGCTATCGATGAAGACCGTCAACCCGAGCTGACCAACGAACGCGTCGATGCCTGGGTGAAGCAGATTTCCGAAGAATTAAGCCTTGCAGAGATTATCGGTTAA
- the ybfE gene encoding LexA regulated protein yields MAKEQLDRTTLDLFADDRRPGRPKTNPLSRDEQLRINKRNQLRRDKNNGLRRVELKINAEAVDALNKLAEQQNISRSELIEQMLLSHLNNQQSSSSHD; encoded by the coding sequence ATGGCAAAAGAACAACTGGATCGCACGACGCTCGATCTGTTCGCAGACGATCGCCGTCCGGGACGTCCAAAAACAAATCCGCTATCTCGCGATGAACAGCTTCGGATTAACAAGCGTAATCAGCTTCGCCGTGACAAAAACAACGGTTTACGTCGCGTCGAGTTGAAAATCAATGCCGAAGCCGTCGATGCGCTCAACAAGCTGGCGGAACAGCAAAATATCAGCCGTAGCGAGCTGATTGAACAGATGCTGCTGTCTCATCTGAACAATCAGCAAAGCTCGTCTTCGCACGACTGA
- the fur gene encoding ferric iron uptake transcriptional regulator, whose protein sequence is MTDNNTALKKAGLKVTLPRLKILEVLQAPAGHHVSAEDLYKELIDMGEEIGLATVYRVLNQFDDAGIVTRHNFEGGKSVFELTQQHHHDHLICLDCGRVIEFRDEYIEARQREIAKRHGIKLTNHSLYLYGHCEDGNCLEDETLHGKG, encoded by the coding sequence ATGACTGACAACAACACCGCACTGAAGAAAGCCGGCTTAAAAGTCACGCTTCCACGCCTGAAAATCCTGGAAGTGTTGCAAGCCCCGGCAGGTCATCACGTCAGTGCGGAAGATTTGTACAAAGAACTTATCGATATGGGCGAAGAAATTGGTCTGGCCACGGTTTACCGTGTTCTTAACCAGTTTGACGACGCCGGCATTGTTACCCGCCACAACTTTGAAGGCGGCAAGTCAGTGTTTGAACTGACCCAGCAGCATCACCATGATCACCTGATTTGCCTCGATTGCGGCCGCGTTATCGAATTCCGCGACGAGTACATCGAAGCGCGCCAGCGTGAAATTGCAAAACGTCACGGTATTAAATTAACCAACCACAGCCTGTATCTCTATGGTCATTGCGAAGACGGCAACTGCCTGGAAGATGAAACGCTGCACGGTAAAGGCTAA